Proteins co-encoded in one Klebsiella michiganensis genomic window:
- a CDS encoding GNAT family acetyltransferase, with product MITEAPRLETERLILRHFTLDDYEALVACWSDPEMVKFIGGGKPQDGEMSWARLMRYIGHWQAMGYGYWALFEKQNGRFVGSFGFQEAKRNLTPALEHPEAGWSLIPAVHGQGYAAEALGAVLSWADDNFSGPVCCIIDDDNQRSVGLAERFGFTFQHYVEYHGKQVRMLLRPRSS from the coding sequence ATGATTACTGAAGCCCCACGTCTTGAAACGGAACGCCTTATCCTGCGCCACTTCACGCTGGATGACTACGAGGCGCTGGTTGCGTGTTGGTCAGACCCGGAGATGGTGAAGTTTATCGGCGGCGGAAAACCGCAGGATGGCGAGATGAGCTGGGCAAGACTGATGCGTTATATCGGCCACTGGCAGGCGATGGGCTATGGTTACTGGGCTTTGTTCGAAAAACAAAACGGGAGATTTGTGGGTTCGTTTGGGTTCCAGGAAGCTAAACGGAATCTCACGCCCGCTTTGGAACACCCGGAGGCGGGCTGGTCGCTTATTCCTGCGGTGCACGGTCAAGGGTATGCAGCGGAAGCGCTCGGCGCGGTTTTAAGCTGGGCGGATGACAATTTCAGTGGGCCAGTATGCTGCATTATCGATGACGATAATCAGCGTTCTGTTGGCCTGGCAGAGCGCTTCGGTTTTACTTTCCAGCACTACGTTGAGTACCACGGGAAGCAGGTACGAATGCTGTTGCGCCCGCGCAGTAGCTAA
- a CDS encoding MFS transporter — protein MTTNDAVREDAARGFWPTVKTFPATVIALLFFTLVIRFSYFMAWPFMTVIMTRNYHLSPISVGVAMTSSALLAVVLGMYGGQLSDKLGRRGVLSLGCALSFVGYALLGLATGMTLFIIGLMIVGVCFAWVEPPTRALMSDLLGDRRRRALALQIRYYLVNVAAVTGPLVGIAFGLTSQKGTFVITAVSYLPLLIYTLLFIPAGKLVAKESEPQAGVRLRDVMLIIARDKLFVAAMLCSTLCAVVFVHYESVVPLYLLTLDAEAAVKLITLILVSNACTVLIAQLFLVRFLAQVSLPNRIMLGGAIFALSQLLFWSVRTPDALLWVSVTVIFSIGEAILMPNLNILLDQLAPDEHRGAYLGASTLTTLGIALGPLIGGVMLTLTGAGVFLGTMLFSLLLCAIIYGCKSGLKQRLQE, from the coding sequence ATGACGACAAACGATGCCGTCCGTGAGGACGCTGCGCGCGGTTTTTGGCCGACGGTCAAAACCTTCCCGGCCACGGTGATTGCGCTGCTATTTTTTACCCTGGTGATTCGCTTTAGCTACTTTATGGCCTGGCCGTTTATGACGGTGATCATGACCCGTAATTATCACCTTTCCCCGATCTCCGTGGGCGTGGCGATGACCAGCAGCGCGCTTTTGGCGGTTGTGCTAGGGATGTATGGCGGGCAGTTGTCGGATAAATTAGGCCGTCGGGGCGTGCTCTCCCTGGGCTGTGCGCTGTCGTTTGTCGGGTATGCGCTGCTTGGGCTGGCGACGGGAATGACTTTATTTATCATTGGGCTAATGATTGTTGGCGTCTGTTTTGCGTGGGTAGAGCCTCCCACGCGTGCCCTGATGAGCGACTTGCTGGGCGATCGCCGTCGTCGCGCTCTGGCGCTGCAGATTCGCTATTATTTGGTGAATGTGGCGGCGGTTACCGGGCCGCTGGTGGGCATAGCGTTTGGGCTGACTTCGCAGAAAGGCACCTTTGTGATAACTGCAGTGAGCTATTTACCGCTGCTGATTTATACCCTGTTGTTTATCCCTGCGGGAAAGCTGGTAGCAAAAGAAAGTGAACCCCAGGCCGGCGTGAGATTACGCGATGTTATGCTGATCATCGCCAGGGATAAATTGTTTGTCGCGGCGATGTTGTGCAGCACGTTGTGCGCCGTGGTTTTCGTGCATTATGAGTCCGTGGTACCGCTTTATTTGCTTACGCTGGACGCAGAGGCCGCGGTAAAACTGATTACGCTGATTCTGGTGTCTAACGCCTGTACGGTGCTTATCGCCCAGCTTTTCCTGGTTCGCTTTCTGGCCCAGGTGAGCCTGCCTAACCGCATTATGCTGGGGGGCGCTATCTTTGCGCTTTCGCAGCTTTTGTTCTGGTCCGTACGTACGCCGGATGCGCTGCTATGGGTGAGCGTGACGGTTATTTTCAGCATTGGTGAAGCAATTCTGATGCCGAACCTGAATATTTTGCTGGATCAGCTGGCACCGGATGAACATCGCGGTGCGTACCTGGGCGCATCCACCCTGACGACGTTAGGCATTGCGTTGGGGCCGCTGATTGGCGGCGTAATGCTGACCCTGACCGGGGCTGGCGTGTTTTTGGGTACCATGCTGTTTAGCCTGCTGCTGTGCGCTATTATTTACGGCTGCAAATCCGGCCTTAAACAACGACTACAAGAGTAA
- a CDS encoding transporter: MTNQTELAAQHAHENSLRAVLRSPRLIQREVLAGVVTALALIPEVISFSLIAGVDPKVSLIASIVLCFAMSILGGRPAMVTAAAGSVALVIGPMVHQYGIGYILPAVVLAGGIQILFGVSGLARMMRYIPLSVMTGFVNALGILIFLAQVPHVWGQSPLVWGLFAVTLAVVLLLPKLLKSVPSPLVAIVLVTGLSIALGWGLPTVGDSGPMKAGLPGLTELLVPLNVETLRIIWPCALSIAFVGLMESLLTAKLVDELTDTPSSKRRECWGLGVSNIFAGFYGGIAGCAMIGQTIVNVELGRGRTRLSTVAAALVLLLLVTVLSEVMAKIPMVVLAGIMMIVAVKTLNWHSISPGTLRRMPVPETLVMLTTVAITIYTDNLALGVLGGAIFAMMLFARRIAHVVRAERQLAADGSEVTYRVRGPLFFASSNDLVEHFHYADDPARVVIDLTQAQIWDASTVAVLDAIETRYQRYQTQVEIVGLDTHSADFHQRLSGKL; this comes from the coding sequence ATGACTAATCAAACTGAGCTTGCCGCTCAACATGCGCATGAGAATAGCCTGCGCGCCGTGCTTCGCTCTCCCCGGCTGATCCAGCGCGAAGTGCTTGCCGGGGTTGTCACCGCGCTGGCCCTGATCCCTGAAGTTATCTCCTTTTCTCTGATTGCGGGCGTTGACCCGAAAGTCAGCTTAATCGCGTCTATTGTGCTGTGTTTTGCTATGTCGATTCTGGGCGGCCGCCCGGCAATGGTTACCGCAGCAGCCGGGTCGGTGGCGCTGGTTATAGGGCCGATGGTTCATCAGTACGGTATTGGCTATATTTTGCCTGCGGTGGTGCTGGCGGGCGGGATTCAGATCCTGTTTGGCGTGAGCGGACTGGCGCGAATGATGCGTTACATCCCGCTGTCGGTGATGACCGGCTTTGTGAATGCGCTGGGTATTCTTATTTTCCTTGCTCAGGTGCCTCATGTCTGGGGGCAATCGCCTCTGGTATGGGGTCTGTTCGCGGTGACGCTCGCCGTCGTTTTATTGTTGCCGAAACTGCTTAAATCAGTGCCTTCACCGCTGGTGGCGATTGTCCTGGTGACCGGTCTGAGTATCGCCCTGGGATGGGGATTGCCCACGGTCGGTGACAGCGGGCCTATGAAGGCTGGTTTGCCTGGGTTAACAGAGCTGCTGGTGCCGCTTAACGTCGAGACGCTGCGCATTATCTGGCCCTGTGCGTTGAGTATCGCTTTTGTTGGCTTGATGGAATCTCTGCTCACCGCAAAGTTAGTGGACGAACTCACCGACACACCTTCCAGCAAGCGACGCGAATGCTGGGGGCTTGGCGTGTCTAATATCTTCGCCGGTTTTTATGGTGGCATTGCCGGCTGCGCTATGATCGGGCAAACCATCGTCAACGTTGAACTGGGAAGAGGGCGTACGCGGTTATCTACCGTGGCGGCTGCGCTGGTGCTATTGCTGCTGGTTACCGTGCTGAGTGAAGTGATGGCGAAAATTCCGATGGTGGTGCTGGCTGGGATCATGATGATTGTGGCGGTGAAAACGCTGAACTGGCATAGCATCTCTCCCGGCACGCTGCGCCGTATGCCGGTGCCGGAAACGCTGGTGATGCTCACGACCGTGGCGATAACGATCTACACCGATAACCTTGCGCTTGGTGTGTTGGGGGGAGCTATTTTCGCTATGATGCTGTTTGCCCGACGTATTGCGCATGTGGTGCGTGCCGAGCGGCAGTTAGCGGCGGACGGGAGCGAAGTGACTTACCGGGTTCGTGGGCCGCTATTCTTCGCCAGTAGCAACGACTTGGTCGAGCATTTTCACTATGCTGATGACCCGGCACGGGTGGTTATCGATCTGACTCAGGCACAAATTTGGGATGCCTCCACCGTTGCCGTGCTGGATGCCATTGAAACGCGTTATCAGCGTTATCAGACCCAGGTCGAAATTGTGGGTCTGGACACCCATAGCGCCGATTTTCATCAGCGCCTGAGCGGAAAGCTTTAG
- a CDS encoding membrane protein: MLSAFYIALRFIHFTALMVLLGSAICCSLLAPQQFKPVLVRRLRAQWRPAVWLSFFSACLLFMAQAGQMGDGWSDVISPDVWQAVLTTRFGSVWIWQLLLGLATLAAVLIAPRAMPGLLLLLAAAQLIMLAGVGHAAMHDGALGAFQRINHAIHLLSAAWWVGGLLPLLVCMHMAHKPRWRTPALMAMMRFSRYGHLAVAAVLVTGVVNSLLILGWALPLESGYFRLLVLKVGLVLGMVTLALINRYILVPRFDAAHAHAQHRFIQLTWLEVILSVGVLLLVSLFATWEPF; encoded by the coding sequence ATGCTATCGGCGTTTTACATCGCGCTGCGTTTTATCCATTTCACTGCATTGATGGTGCTGCTGGGCAGCGCCATCTGCTGTTCGTTGCTTGCCCCGCAGCAGTTTAAGCCCGTGCTTGTGCGCCGCCTCAGAGCGCAGTGGCGGCCTGCCGTTTGGCTGTCGTTTTTTAGCGCCTGTTTGTTATTTATGGCTCAGGCCGGGCAGATGGGGGACGGCTGGAGCGATGTGATTTCGCCGGATGTCTGGCAGGCGGTGCTAACGACTCGCTTTGGTTCGGTATGGATATGGCAGCTATTGCTGGGCCTGGCCACGCTGGCCGCAGTGCTGATCGCTCCTCGGGCTATGCCGGGGTTATTGCTACTGTTAGCCGCGGCGCAGCTCATTATGCTGGCTGGCGTCGGGCACGCCGCCATGCACGACGGGGCGCTGGGTGCCTTCCAGCGGATCAACCACGCGATTCATCTTCTGAGCGCGGCCTGGTGGGTGGGGGGCCTGCTGCCTTTGCTGGTTTGTATGCACATGGCACACAAGCCGCGCTGGCGCACCCCGGCGCTCATGGCCATGATGCGTTTTTCTCGCTACGGGCATCTCGCCGTGGCTGCGGTATTGGTTACCGGCGTAGTGAATAGCTTGCTGATCCTGGGCTGGGCACTGCCGCTGGAAAGCGGCTACTTTCGGCTGTTGGTCCTCAAGGTTGGGCTGGTGCTCGGGATGGTAACGCTGGCATTGATCAACCGCTATATACTGGTGCCGCGCTTTGATGCCGCTCATGCCCATGCGCAGCACAGATTTATTCAGCTGACCTGGCTGGAAGTGATTTTATCGGTAGGGGTACTGCTGCTTGTCAGCCTATTTGCTACCTGGGAGCCGTTCTGA
- a CDS encoding DNA polymerase III subunit theta, with protein sequence MSYNLADLPQEEMDKVNVDLAAAGVAFKERYNMPVVAEMVEREQPEHLRSWFREKLIAYRLASVNLSRLPYEPKQK encoded by the coding sequence ATGAGCTACAATCTCGCCGATTTACCCCAGGAAGAAATGGATAAAGTTAACGTGGATCTCGCCGCCGCCGGCGTGGCATTTAAAGAACGCTATAACATGCCCGTTGTGGCTGAAATGGTGGAGCGAGAACAGCCGGAGCATCTGCGGAGCTGGTTTCGTGAAAAGCTGATTGCCTATCGCCTGGCCTCGGTTAATCTTTCTCGTTTGCCCTATGAACCAAAGCAAAAATAA
- a CDS encoding carbon-nitrogen hydrolase codes for MPRWNVAAAQYGAVAGNYQANIDHHLDFIRCAAEQGIELLVFPQLSLSGLRPDSHPPALTDPLFNPLAEAAHRYHMTAIVGMSLSDGTHSVAGMVGFLPDGSRIACCKRPAEAVETNARPPVAPLLGQRSRNIALAVCAQSNDESWPRSAADIGADLYATGAAMTELSYQQDEMYMQRWAHKYGLNILQANYAWSETEIRSAGRSACWDNLGQLVVRADQGELLAIGRRDERGWHGEVIPLR; via the coding sequence ATGCCACGCTGGAATGTTGCCGCTGCGCAATACGGTGCTGTTGCCGGGAATTATCAGGCCAACATCGATCATCATCTCGATTTCATCCGCTGTGCCGCCGAACAAGGCATCGAACTTCTGGTTTTTCCCCAGCTCTCTTTATCCGGCTTACGCCCCGACAGCCACCCTCCGGCGCTGACCGATCCGCTGTTCAACCCACTGGCTGAGGCTGCTCATCGCTATCATATGACCGCGATCGTCGGCATGTCACTCAGCGACGGAACGCATAGCGTAGCCGGCATGGTGGGGTTTCTGCCCGACGGGTCACGTATCGCCTGCTGTAAACGTCCTGCTGAAGCAGTCGAGACGAACGCCCGGCCTCCAGTTGCGCCACTTTTGGGACAACGCTCTCGCAATATCGCGCTGGCCGTTTGCGCCCAAAGCAATGATGAATCCTGGCCCAGAAGCGCCGCTGACATCGGGGCAGACCTTTACGCGACCGGCGCCGCGATGACAGAACTAAGCTACCAGCAAGATGAAATGTATATGCAACGCTGGGCGCACAAATATGGACTCAACATTTTGCAGGCTAATTACGCCTGGTCCGAGACAGAAATTCGCTCCGCAGGCCGCAGCGCGTGTTGGGATAATTTAGGCCAACTCGTCGTCAGAGCCGATCAGGGCGAACTGCTGGCGATTGGCCGTCGGGATGAGAGAGGTTGGCACGGCGAGGTCATTCCTTTACGCTAG
- a CDS encoding exodeoxyribonuclease X (3'-5' exonuclease activity on single or double-strand DNA), with translation MLRIIDTETCGLQGGVVEVASVDIIDGKIVNPMSDLVRPDRPISYQAMAIHKITEEMVADKPWIEDVIPRYLGSPYYVAHNASFDSRMLPEMQGDWICTVKLARRLWPGIKYSNMGLYKSLKLHVDTPAGLHHHRALFDCYITAALLLRIMDVSGWTAEDMVTITGRPALVTTMMFGKYRGKRIAEIAEDDPGYLRWMLNNIKELAPDLRMTLRHYLAASAAD, from the coding sequence ATGCTGCGCATAATTGATACGGAAACCTGTGGATTACAGGGGGGCGTGGTAGAAGTTGCGTCGGTCGATATTATCGACGGTAAGATTGTGAACCCGATGAGCGATCTTGTCCGTCCCGATCGGCCGATAAGCTACCAGGCGATGGCCATCCATAAAATTACCGAAGAGATGGTGGCCGATAAACCCTGGATTGAAGACGTTATCCCTCGCTATCTCGGGAGCCCCTATTACGTTGCGCACAACGCCAGTTTTGACAGCCGCATGCTGCCGGAAATGCAGGGCGACTGGATTTGTACCGTGAAGCTGGCGCGCCGCCTATGGCCAGGCATCAAATACAGCAACATGGGGCTGTATAAATCGCTAAAGTTGCATGTGGATACGCCAGCCGGGCTGCATCATCACCGCGCATTGTTCGACTGCTATATTACTGCCGCTCTGCTGTTGAGAATTATGGATGTATCGGGATGGACTGCGGAAGATATGGTCACGATCACCGGGCGTCCTGCGCTGGTGACCACCATGATGTTCGGCAAATACCGGGGGAAACGGATTGCGGAAATAGCCGAAGATGATCCGGGCTATCTTCGCTGGATGCTTAACAACATCAAGGAGCTGGCGCCGGATCTCCGCATGACCTTAAGACATTATCTGGCCGCCAGCGCGGCCGATTAA
- a CDS encoding protease 2 (PtrB; oligopeptidase that cleaves peptide bonds following arginine and lysine residues), translated as MPPKAKKIPHAMTLHGDTRTDNYYWLRDDDRADPDVLKYLEQENAYGKKIMESQRSLQDQLLKEMIARVPPHDVSAPYVKNGYRYRQVYEKGNEYAIYQRQSAVKEEWAEWDILLDANQRAAHSEFYTMGGFAITPDNAVMALAEDYLSRRQYGIRLRNLKTGNWYPELLDNVSSSFVWANDSVTLYYVRKHPKTLLPYQVWRHRLGHPVADDQLVYEEKDDAFYVSVHKTTSRHFVVIHLASATTSEALLLDAELADAEPQAFAPRRKDHEYTVDHYQHGFYIRSNKDGKNFGLYRSAVREEKQWQTLIAAREQVMLEDFTLFRDWLVVAERQQGLTSLRQINRHTRESTGIAFDDPAYVTWLGYNPEPETSLLRYGYSSMTTPDTLFELDMDSGERRVIKQTQVAGFDPGNYRSEHLWVTARDGVQVPVSLVYHRKHFRRGKSPLLVYGYGSYGSSMDADFSSSRLSLLDRGFVYAIAHVRGGGELGQQWYEDGKYLNKMNTFNDYLDVCDELLRLGYGDPKLLYGMGGSAGGMLMGAAINLRPELFHAVVAQVPFVDVVTTMLDESIPLTTGEFEEWGNPQDEEYYRYMKQYSPYDQVREQAYPHLLVTTGLHDSQVQYWEPAKWVAKLRDYKRDESLLLLCTDMDSGHGGKSGRFKSYEGVALEFAFLIALAQGILPGRVH; from the coding sequence ATGCCGCCAAAAGCCAAAAAAATCCCTCACGCTATGACGCTGCATGGTGATACCCGCACGGATAACTATTACTGGCTGCGGGATGATGACCGCGCCGATCCGGATGTTCTGAAATACCTCGAGCAGGAAAATGCTTACGGTAAAAAGATCATGGAGAGCCAGCGATCGCTGCAGGATCAATTGCTAAAAGAGATGATCGCCCGCGTTCCGCCTCACGATGTATCCGCCCCGTATGTGAAGAACGGCTATCGCTACCGGCAGGTCTATGAAAAGGGAAACGAGTACGCGATTTATCAGCGGCAATCTGCGGTCAAAGAAGAGTGGGCCGAGTGGGACATTTTACTGGATGCCAACCAGCGCGCCGCCCACAGCGAGTTCTACACGATGGGCGGGTTTGCCATCACCCCGGATAACGCCGTTATGGCCCTGGCGGAGGACTATCTCTCTCGTCGTCAGTACGGTATTCGTCTGCGTAATTTGAAAACCGGAAACTGGTATCCGGAGCTGCTGGATAACGTCTCGTCCAGCTTTGTGTGGGCGAATGACTCCGTCACGCTTTACTACGTGCGCAAGCATCCCAAAACCTTATTGCCTTATCAGGTCTGGCGACACAGATTGGGCCACCCGGTGGCCGATGACCAACTGGTGTATGAGGAAAAAGATGACGCTTTTTACGTCAGCGTGCATAAAACGACCTCACGGCATTTTGTGGTCATCCATCTGGCGAGCGCGACGACAAGTGAGGCTTTGTTACTGGATGCAGAACTGGCAGATGCCGAGCCGCAAGCCTTTGCCCCGCGCAGAAAAGACCATGAATACACGGTCGATCACTACCAGCATGGTTTTTACATTCGTTCCAATAAAGACGGTAAAAATTTCGGGCTCTACCGCAGCGCCGTGCGGGAGGAAAAACAGTGGCAAACGCTGATTGCCGCACGGGAACAGGTCATGCTTGAAGACTTTACGCTATTTCGAGACTGGCTGGTGGTTGCTGAACGACAGCAGGGGCTGACCAGCCTGCGTCAGATTAATCGCCATACGCGTGAGTCCACGGGTATCGCTTTTGACGATCCAGCCTATGTTACCTGGCTTGGCTACAACCCTGAGCCGGAGACCTCGCTTTTGCGTTACGGTTATTCCTCCATGACAACGCCAGATACGCTATTTGAACTGGATATGGACAGCGGGGAGCGCCGGGTTATCAAGCAAACCCAGGTTGCCGGCTTTGACCCCGGCAATTACCGCAGTGAGCATTTGTGGGTGACCGCTCGGGATGGCGTTCAGGTGCCGGTGTCATTGGTTTATCACCGCAAGCACTTCCGCCGGGGTAAAAGCCCGCTGCTGGTCTATGGCTATGGTTCCTATGGCAGCAGCATGGATGCGGACTTTAGCAGTAGCCGTTTGAGTCTGCTTGACCGCGGCTTTGTGTACGCTATTGCCCACGTACGCGGGGGTGGGGAGCTGGGGCAGCAATGGTACGAAGATGGCAAGTACCTGAACAAAATGAATACCTTTAACGACTATCTGGACGTGTGCGACGAGCTGCTCAGGCTGGGATATGGCGATCCTAAATTACTTTATGGGATGGGAGGCAGCGCCGGTGGCATGCTGATGGGCGCGGCTATTAATCTGCGTCCTGAATTATTCCATGCCGTGGTGGCTCAGGTGCCGTTCGTCGATGTTGTGACGACGATGCTGGATGAGTCGATTCCGCTCACCACGGGGGAGTTTGAGGAGTGGGGGAACCCACAGGATGAAGAGTATTACCGATATATGAAGCAATACAGCCCTTACGATCAAGTGCGTGAACAGGCTTATCCCCACCTGTTAGTGACCACCGGTCTGCATGATTCGCAGGTACAGTACTGGGAGCCGGCTAAGTGGGTTGCTAAATTACGCGACTATAAGCGAGATGAGAGCTTGCTGCTGCTTTGTACGGACATGGATTCCGGGCACGGTGGCAAGTCGGGGCGCTTTAAATCCTACGAAGGCGTAGCGCTGGAGTTTGCTTTCCTGATTGCCCTGGCGCAGGGGATCTTGCCAGGGCGCGTGCATTAA
- a CDS encoding membrane protein: MNNWLQQLQSLLRQSTSSQSSQPAAGYGPEGIGKLLVPGALGGLAGLLLASKSSRKLLTKYGTSALLVGGGAVAGSVLWNKYKARVRQNQPTAVEYGNPHSSIDVRTERLITALVFAAKSDGHIDAKERQFIEQQLREVGIDGEGKALVERAIDRPLDPHQLAQGVRNEEEALELYYLSCTAIDIDHFMERSYLSALGDALHIPQDVRSGIEQDIQQQKQPLPV, translated from the coding sequence ATGAATAACTGGTTACAGCAGCTTCAGTCGCTACTGAGGCAATCCACTTCTTCTCAATCCTCACAGCCTGCAGCCGGTTATGGCCCTGAAGGGATCGGTAAACTTCTGGTACCGGGGGCGCTGGGTGGGCTCGCCGGGTTACTGCTGGCGAGTAAGTCCTCCCGCAAACTGTTAACAAAGTACGGCACCAGCGCTCTACTGGTCGGCGGCGGCGCCGTTGCCGGGAGCGTGTTATGGAACAAATACAAGGCACGCGTCCGCCAGAATCAGCCGACTGCAGTGGAGTATGGCAATCCGCACTCGTCGATAGATGTTCGTACCGAAAGATTAATCACCGCGCTGGTTTTTGCTGCGAAAAGCGACGGCCACATCGATGCAAAAGAGCGCCAGTTTATTGAGCAGCAATTGCGTGAAGTCGGTATCGACGGTGAAGGCAAGGCCCTCGTCGAACGAGCTATTGACCGGCCGTTAGATCCTCACCAGCTTGCGCAAGGCGTGAGAAACGAGGAGGAGGCGCTGGAGCTTTATTACCTCAGCTGCACGGCTATCGATATCGATCACTTTATGGAACGCAGCTATTTGAGCGCCCTGGGTGATGCACTACACATACCGCAGGATGTCCGTTCCGGTATTGAGCAAGATATTCAGCAGCAAAAACAACCGCTCCCGGTTTAA
- a CDS encoding LexA family transcriptional regulator encodes MAVEIKYVVVREGQEKMAFASKKDADAYDKMLDLAEVLGEWLQQSPITLEEGQSDTLAMWMAENKDLLAGVLKNGKLPETELNQSAPDPESSAAEQSPVAEDNVSEHPGRKRTKAA; translated from the coding sequence ATGGCGGTCGAGATTAAATATGTTGTGGTGAGAGAGGGACAAGAAAAAATGGCCTTTGCCAGTAAAAAGGATGCTGACGCTTACGACAAAATGCTGGATCTGGCTGAAGTACTCGGCGAATGGCTGCAGCAAAGCCCGATTACGCTGGAGGAAGGGCAGAGCGACACCCTGGCGATGTGGATGGCGGAAAACAAAGATCTGCTGGCGGGCGTGTTGAAAAACGGCAAGCTGCCAGAAACTGAGTTAAACCAGTCTGCGCCAGACCCGGAGTCCTCGGCGGCTGAGCAATCGCCTGTGGCGGAAGACAACGTCAGTGAGCACCCTGGACGTAAACGTACCAAAGCCGCGTAA
- a CDS encoding phosphoribosylglycinamide formyltransferase has product MSTLGTALRPAATRVMLLGSGELGKEVAIECQRLGVEVIAVDRYANAPAMHVAHRSHVINMLDAAALKALVAAEMPDFIVPEIEAIATDALLELEAQGQRVVPCARATQLTMNREGIRRLAAEELQLPTSSYRFADSEDAFRQAVQEIGLPCIVKPVMSSSGKGQSFIRTAEQLAKAWEYAQFGGRAGKGRVIVEGVVNFDFEITLLTISAVDGVHFCAPIGHRQEDGDYRESWQPQQMSDIALARSKEIAEKVVTALGGHGLFGVELFVCGDEVIFSEVSPRPHDTGMVTLISQDLSEFALHVRAFLGLPVGEIRQYGPAASAVVLPELHSDNVKFSNVGAALGGGLQVRLFGKPEIAGKRRMGVALATGNSVDEAVARAVASAAQVKVEG; this is encoded by the coding sequence ATGTCAACGTTGGGAACTGCTCTGCGCCCGGCAGCTACGCGAGTTATGCTGCTGGGTTCCGGTGAATTGGGTAAAGAAGTGGCCATTGAGTGTCAGCGCCTCGGGGTAGAAGTTATCGCCGTCGACCGCTATGCAAACGCACCGGCGATGCACGTCGCGCACCGCAGCCATGTGATTAACATGCTGGATGCCGCGGCGCTAAAAGCGCTTGTCGCCGCCGAAATGCCCGATTTTATCGTTCCTGAAATTGAAGCTATAGCCACCGATGCCCTGCTGGAGCTTGAAGCCCAGGGCCAGCGTGTGGTGCCGTGCGCCCGCGCAACTCAGCTAACCATGAACCGCGAAGGTATCCGCCGCCTGGCCGCAGAAGAACTTCAACTGCCCACTTCCAGCTACCGCTTCGCCGACAGTGAAGACGCCTTCCGCCAGGCCGTGCAGGAGATTGGTTTGCCGTGCATTGTTAAACCGGTGATGAGCTCCTCGGGCAAAGGCCAGAGCTTCATCCGTACTGCCGAACAGCTGGCGAAAGCATGGGAATACGCCCAGTTCGGCGGACGGGCCGGCAAAGGACGCGTCATCGTCGAAGGGGTGGTCAATTTTGATTTTGAAATCACCCTGCTAACCATCAGCGCCGTTGATGGCGTGCATTTCTGCGCGCCTATCGGACACCGCCAGGAAGATGGCGACTACCGTGAGTCCTGGCAGCCACAGCAAATGAGCGATATTGCGCTGGCAAGATCGAAAGAGATCGCTGAAAAAGTGGTTACCGCTCTGGGCGGCCACGGCCTGTTCGGCGTTGAGCTGTTTGTCTGCGGCGATGAGGTGATATTCAGTGAGGTTTCCCCTCGCCCGCACGATACCGGCATGGTGACGTTGATTTCGCAGGATCTTTCTGAGTTTGCCCTGCATGTACGCGCCTTCCTCGGCCTGCCAGTCGGTGAAATTCGCCAGTACGGCCCGGCGGCCTCGGCGGTTGTCCTGCCAGAGCTGCACAGCGATAATGTTAAGTTCAGTAACGTGGGAGCGGCGCTGGGTGGTGGTTTACAGGTTCGCCTGTTTGGTAAGCCGGAGATTGCGGGTAAACGCCGCATGGGCGTGGCGCTGGCAACGGGTAACAGCGTCGACGAGGCGGTTGCCAGAGCTGTGGCATCGGCCGCACAGGTGAAGGTGGAAGGATAA